One stretch of Saccharopolyspora erythraea DNA includes these proteins:
- a CDS encoding MarR family winged helix-turn-helix transcriptional regulator, whose amino-acid sequence MTGLLEPDPERMPLGRLVALTGQRIGRHWHQAVTAHTPLSGTALTALTALAEHDGLTHRDVARHCWVRPATLTPVVDALEADGLLSRERDTSDRRAVRLCITAAGRQALREALEGVSARFRAITPPTTPEEEAVIRTYLLTILEGLDAVEASEAREGSSDFCG is encoded by the coding sequence GTGACCGGCCTGCTGGAACCGGATCCCGAGCGGATGCCGCTGGGGCGGCTGGTCGCGCTCACCGGCCAGCGGATCGGCAGGCACTGGCACCAGGCCGTCACCGCGCACACCCCGCTGAGCGGGACGGCGCTGACCGCGCTGACCGCGCTCGCCGAGCACGACGGCCTCACCCACCGCGACGTCGCGCGGCACTGCTGGGTCCGCCCGGCGACGCTCACACCGGTCGTGGACGCGCTCGAGGCCGACGGCCTGTTGAGCAGGGAGCGCGACACCAGCGACCGGCGGGCCGTCCGGCTGTGCATCACCGCCGCGGGAAGGCAGGCGCTGCGCGAGGCGTTGGAGGGGGTCAGCGCGCGGTTCCGCGCGATCACCCCGCCGACGACGCCGGAGGAGGAGGCCGTGATCCGCACCTACCTGCTCACGATCCTGGAGGGGCTCGACGCGGTGGAAGCGTCCGAAGCGAGAGAGGGCAGCAGTGACTTCTGCGGTTGA
- a CDS encoding MarR family winged helix-turn-helix transcriptional regulator codes for MKNVTDAEVSWLDGCEMAAWRSYIVGSALLEHRLNRELQAAHGLSIADYEILVRLSERPGMRMRMSELATEVAHSKSRISHQIRRLEAEELVRREDCPSDGRGVFAMLTEAGERRLREAAPTHVAGVREHMIDHIDPEDQEVLAKVFGKLTARLRSTDT; via the coding sequence GTGAAGAACGTGACCGACGCTGAAGTCAGTTGGCTGGACGGCTGCGAGATGGCCGCGTGGCGCTCCTACATCGTCGGCAGCGCCCTGCTCGAGCATCGGCTCAACCGCGAGCTCCAGGCGGCCCATGGACTCTCGATCGCCGACTACGAGATCCTCGTCAGGCTGTCCGAGCGGCCGGGCATGCGGATGCGGATGAGCGAGCTCGCCACCGAGGTGGCGCACTCCAAGAGCCGCATCTCACACCAGATCCGGCGCCTTGAAGCGGAGGAGCTGGTGCGCCGCGAGGACTGCCCGAGCGACGGCAGGGGTGTCTTCGCGATGCTCACCGAAGCGGGCGAGCGCAGGCTGCGCGAGGCCGCTCCGACCCACGTCGCGGGCGTGCGCGAGCACATGATCGACCATATCGACCCGGAGGACCAGGAGGTCCTCGCCAAGGTCTTCGGGAAGCTCACCGCGCGCCTGCGCAGCACTGACACCTGA